Proteins from a single region of Bos indicus x Bos taurus breed Angus x Brahman F1 hybrid chromosome 29, Bos_hybrid_MaternalHap_v2.0, whole genome shotgun sequence:
- the LTBP3 gene encoding latent-transforming growth factor beta-binding protein 3 isoform X2, translating to MPGPRGAAGGLAPEMRGAGAAGLLALLLLLLLGPGGGAEGGPAGERGAGGGGALARERFKVVFAPVICKRTCLKGQCRDSCQKGSNMTLIGENGHSTDTLTGSGFRVVVCPLPCMNGGQCSSRNQCLCPPDFTGRFCQVPAGGAGGGAGGSGPGLGRAGALSTGALPPLAPEGESVASKHAMYAVQVIADPPGPGEGPPAQHATFLVPLGPGQISAEVQAPPPVVNVRVHHPAEASVQVHRIEGPNAEGPAPSQHLLPHPKPAHPRPPTQKPLGRCFQDTLPKQPCGSNPLPGLTKQEDCCGSIGTAWGQSKCHKCPQLQYTGVQKPGPVRGEMGTDCPQGYKRLNSTHCQDINECAMPGMCRHGDCLNNPGSYRCVCPPGHSLGPSRTQCIADKPEEKSLCFRLVSPEHQCQHPLTTRLTRQLCCCSVGKAWGARCQRCPADGTAAFKEICPAGKGYHILTSHQTLTIQGESDFSLFLHPDGPPKPQQLPESPSRAPPPEDTEEERGPVIEEQSAQQSHPTVTVSPARPYPELISWPPPPQFLPDLPPSRSAVEIAPTQVTETDECRLNQNICGHGECVPGPSDYSCHCNPGYRSHPQHRYCVDVNECEAEPCGAGRGICMNTGGSYNCHCNRGYRLHVGAGGRSCVDLNECAKPHLCGDGGFCINFPGHYKCNCYPGYRLKASRPPVCEDIDECRDPSTCPDSKCENKPGSFKCIACLPGYRSQGGGACRDVNECAEGNPCSPGWCENLPGSFRCTCAQGYAPAQDGRSCLDVDECEAGDVCDNGICANTPGSFQCQCLSGYHLSRDRSRCEDINECDFPAACIGGDCINTNGSYRCLCPQGHRLVGGRKCQDIDECSQDPGLCLPHGACENLQGSYVCICDEGFTPTQDQHGCEEVEQPHHKKECYLNFDDTVFCDSVLATNVTQQECCCSLGAGWGDHCEIYPCPVYSSAEFHSLCPDGKGYTQDNNIVNYGIPAHRDIDECILFGAEICKEGKCVNTQPGYECYCQHGFYYDSNLLECVDVDECLDESNCRNGVCENTRGGYRCACTPPAEYSPVQRQCLSPEEMDVDECQDPTACRPGRCVNLPGSYRCECRPPWVPGPSGRDCQRPESPAERAPERRDVCWGQRGDDGMCAGPLAGPALTFDDCCCRQGRGWGAQCRPCPPRGAGSQCPTSQSESNSFWDTSPLLLGKPAREEDSSEEDSDECRCVSGRCVPRPGGAVCECPGGFQLDASRARCVDIDECRELNQRGLLCKTERCVNTSGSYRCVCKAGFARSRTHGACVPQRRR from the exons ATGCCCGGGCCCCGTGGGGCTGCTGGCGGCCTGGCCCCTGAGAtgcgcggggcgggggcggcggggctgctggcgctgctgctgctgctgctgctgggcccGGGCGGCGGGGCCGAGGGGGGGCCGGCGGGCGAGAGGGGcgctggcgggggcggggcgctGGCCCGCGAGCGCTTCAAGGTGGTCTTTGCGCCAGTGATCTGCAAGCGGACCTGTCTCAAGGGCCAGTGTCGGGACAGTTGTCAGAAGGGCTCCAACATGACGCTCATCGGAGAGAACGGCCACAGCACCGACACGCTCACGGGCTCCGGCTTCCGCGTGG TGGTGTGCCCCCTGCCCTGTATGAACGGCGGCCAGTGCTCCTCGCGAAACCAGTGCCTGTGTCCCCCGGACTTCACGGGTCGCTTCTGCCAGGTGCCGGCTGGAGGAGCTGGCGGAGGCGCTGGCGGCTCAGGCCCTGGGCTTGGCCGGGCCGGGGCCCTGTCCACGGGCGCGCTGCCGCCCCTGGCTCCAGAAGGCGAGTCTGTGGCCAGCAAGCACGCCATGTACGCGGTCCAGGTGATCGCCGATCCACCAGGGCCCGGGGAGGGGCCTCCTGCCCAGCATGCGACGTTCCTGGTGCCCCTCGGGCCAGGACAGATCTCAGCGGAAG TGCAGGCCCCGCCCCCCGTGGTGAACGTGCGCGTCCACCACCCGGCCGAGGCCTCAGTCCAAGTGCACCGCATTGAAGGGCCCAACGCCGAGGGCCCGGCCCCCTCCCAGCACCTGCTGCCGCACCCCAAGCCCGCGCATCCCCGGCCACCCACCCAGAAGCCCCTGGGCCGTTGCTTCCAGGACACGCTGCCCAAGCAACCA TGTGGCAGCAACCCCCTCCCGGGCCTCACCAAGCAGGAAGACTGCTGCGGGAGCATCGGCACCGCTTGGGGCCAGAGCAAGTGCCACAAGTGCCCCCAGCTGCAGT ACACAGGGGTGCAGAAGCCAGGGCCTGTACGTGGGGAGATGGGCACTGACTGCCCCCAGGGCTACAAGAGGCTCAACAGCACACACTGCCAGG ACATCAATGAGTGCGCGATGCCAGGCATGTGTCGCCATGGTGACTGCCTCAACAACCCTGGTTCCTATCGCTGTGTCTGCCCACCTGGCCATAGCTTGGGCCCCTCCCGCACACAGTGCATTG CGGACAAGCCGGAGGAGAAGAGCCTGTGTTTCCGCCTGGTGAGCCCTGAACACCAGTGCCAGCACCCCCTGACCACACGCCTCACCCGCCAACTCTGCTGCTGCAGTGTCGGCAAGGCCTGGGGTGCCAGGTGCCAGCGCTGCCCAGCTGATGGCACTG CTGCCTTCAAGGAGATCTGCCCAGCTGGGAAGGGGTACCACATCCTCACCTCCCACCAGACGCTCACCATTCAGGGCGAAAGTGACTTTTCCCTTTTCCTGCACCCCGATGGGCCACCCAAGCCCCAGCAGCTGCCCGAGAGCCCCAGCCGGGCACCACCACCTGAGgacacagaggaagagagagg GCCAGTGATTGAAGAGCAGTCAGCGCAGCAGAGCCACCCGACTGTCACCGTATCTCCTGCCCGGCCCTACCCGG AGCTGATCTCCTGGCCCCCGCCGCCCCAGTTCCTGCCCGACTTGCCCCCGTCCCGCAGTGCGGTGGAAATCGCCCCTACTCAAGTCACAG AGACGGACGAGTGCCGACTGAACCAGAACATCTGTGGCCACGGAGAGTGCGTCCCGGGACCCTCGGACTATTCCTGCCATTGCAATCCCGGCTACCGGTCGCATCCGCAGCACCGCTATTGCGTGG ACGTGAACGAATGCGAGGCGGAGCCTTGCGGCGCCGGGCGGGGCATCTGCATGAACACCGGCGGTTCCTACAACTGCCACTGCAACCGAGGCTACCGCCTGCACGTCGGCGCCGGGGGGCGCTCTTGCGTGG ACCTGAACGAGTGCGCAAAGCCCCACCTGTGCGGCGACGGCGGCTTCTGCATCAACTTTCCGGGACACTACAAGTGCAACTGCTACCCCGGCTACCGGCTTAAAGCCTCCAGACCGCCCGTGTGCGAAG ACATCGACGAGTGCCGAGACCCTAGCACCTGCCCGGATAGCAAATGCGAGAACAAACCTGGGAGCTTCAAGTGCATTGCCTGTCTGCCAGGCTACCGCAGCCAGGGGGGCGGGGCCTGCCGCG ATGTAAACGAGTGCGCTGAGGGCAACCCCTGCTCTCCGGGCTGGTGCGAGAACCTTCCGGGCTCCTTCCGCTGCACGTGCGCCCAGGGCTATGCGCCCGCGCAGGACGGCCGCAGTTGCCTGG ATGTGGACGAGTGTGAGGCTGGGGACGTGTGCGACAACGGCATCTGTGCCAACACTCCAGGCTCCTTCCAGTGTCAGTGCCTCTCTGGCTACCATCTGTCAAGGGACCGGAGCCGCTGCGAGG ACATCAATGAGTGTGACTTCCCTGCAGCCTGCATTGGGGGTGATTGCATCAACACCAATGGCTCCTATCGATGTCTCTGTCCCCAGGGGCATCGGCTGGTAGGCGGCCGGAAATGCCAAG ACATAGATGAGTGCAGCCAGGACCCAGGCCTGTGCCTTCCCCATGGGGCCTGCGAGAACCTGCAGGGCTCCTACGTTTGCATCTGTGATGAGGGCTTCACACCCACCCAGGACCAACATGGCTGTGAGG agGTGGAGCAGCCCCACCACAAGAAGGAGTGCTACCTTAACTTCGATGATACCGTGTTCTGTGACAGTGTTCTGGCCACCAACGTCACCCAGCAGGAGTGCTGCTGCTCGCTGGGGGCTGGCTGGGGAGACCACTGCGAGATCTATCCCTGCCCAGTCTACAGCTCAG CTGAGTTCCACAGCCTCTGCCCAGACGGGAAGGGCTATACCCAGGACAACAACATTGTCAACTATGGCATCCCAGCCCACCGTG ACATCGATGAATGCATATTGTTTGGGGCGGAGATATGCAAGGAGGGCAAGTGCGTGAACACGCAGCCCGGCTACGAGTGCTATTGCCAGCACGGATTCTACTACGACTCGAACCTGCTGGAATGCGTGG ACGTGGACGAGTGTTTGGACGAGTCTAATTGCCGGAACGGAGTGTGTGAGAATACGCGCGGTGGTTACCGCTGTGCCTGCACTCCCCCGGCCGAGTACAGCCCGGTGCAGCGCCAGTGTCTGAGCCCAGAAGAGATGG ACGTGGACGAGTGCCAGGACCCCACAGCCTGCCGCCCTGGCCGGTGTGTCAACCTGCCCGGCTCCTACCGCTGCGAGTGCCGCCCGCCCTGGGTACCCGGACCCTCAGGCCGCGACTGCCAGCGCCCCGAGAGCCCGGCCG AGCGTGCCCCGGAGCGGCGGGACGTGTGCTGGGGCCAGCGCGGAGATGACGGCATGTGTGCGGGGCCCCTGGCCGGGCCCGCCCTCACCTTCGATGACTGCTGCTGTCGCCAGGGTCGAGGTTGGGGAGCCCAGTGCCGTCCGTGCCCGCCGCGCGGCGCTG GGTCCCAGTGCCCGACGTCGCAGAGTGAAAGTAATTCTTTCTGGGACACGAGCCCCCTGCTGCTGGGGAAGCCCGCCAGAG AAGAGGACAGCTCAGAGGAGGATTCGGACGAGTGTCGCTGCGTGAGCGGTCGCTGTGTGCCGCGGCCGGGCGGCGCAGTGTGCGAGTGTCCTGGCGGTTTCCAGCTGGACGCGTCCCGCGCCCGCTGCGTCG ACATCGATGAGTGCCGAGAGCTGAACCAGCGCGGGTTACTATGTAAGACCGAGCGCTGCGTGAACACGAGCGGTTCCTACCGCTGCGTCTGCAAAGCTGGCTTCGCGCGCAGCCGCACGCATGGAGCCTGCGTGCCCCAGCGACGCCGCTGA
- the LTBP3 gene encoding latent-transforming growth factor beta-binding protein 3 isoform X4, with product MNGGQCSSRNQCLCPPDFTGRFCQVPAGGAGGGAGGSGPGLGRAGALSTGALPPLAPEGESVASKHAMYAVQVIADPPGPGEGPPAQHATFLVPLGPGQISAEVQAPPPVVNVRVHHPAEASVQVHRIEGPNAEGPAPSQHLLPHPKPAHPRPPTQKPLGRCFQDTLPKQPCGSNPLPGLTKQEDCCGSIGTAWGQSKCHKCPQLQYTGVQKPGPVRGEMGTDCPQGYKRLNSTHCQDINECAMPGMCRHGDCLNNPGSYRCVCPPGHSLGPSRTQCIADKPEEKSLCFRLVSPEHQCQHPLTTRLTRQLCCCSVGKAWGARCQRCPADGTAAFKEICPAGKGYHILTSHQTLTIQGESDFSLFLHPDGPPKPQQLPESPSRAPPPEDTEEERGVSTDSPVIEEQSAQQSHPTVTVSPARPYPELISWPPPPQFLPDLPPSRSAVEIAPTQVTETDECRLNQNICGHGECVPGPSDYSCHCNPGYRSHPQHRYCVDVNECEAEPCGAGRGICMNTGGSYNCHCNRGYRLHVGAGGRSCVDLNECAKPHLCGDGGFCINFPGHYKCNCYPGYRLKASRPPVCEDIDECRDPSTCPDSKCENKPGSFKCIACLPGYRSQGGGACRDVNECAEGNPCSPGWCENLPGSFRCTCAQGYAPAQDGRSCLDVDECEAGDVCDNGICANTPGSFQCQCLSGYHLSRDRSRCEDINECDFPAACIGGDCINTNGSYRCLCPQGHRLVGGRKCQDIDECSQDPGLCLPHGACENLQGSYVCICDEGFTPTQDQHGCEEVEQPHHKKECYLNFDDTVFCDSVLATNVTQQECCCSLGAGWGDHCEIYPCPVYSSAEFHSLCPDGKGYTQDNNIVNYGIPAHRDIDECILFGAEICKEGKCVNTQPGYECYCQHGFYYDSNLLECVDVDECLDESNCRNGVCENTRGGYRCACTPPAEYSPVQRQCLSPEEMDVDECQDPTACRPGRCVNLPGSYRCECRPPWVPGPSGRDCQRPESPAERAPERRDVCWGQRGDDGMCAGPLAGPALTFDDCCCRQGRGWGAQCRPCPPRGAGSQCPTSQSESNSFWDTSPLLLGKPAREEDSSEEDSDECRCVSGRCVPRPGGAVCECPGGFQLDASRARCVDIDECRELNQRGLLCKTERCVNTSGSYRCVCKAGFARSRTHGACVPQRRR from the exons ATGAACGGCGGCCAGTGCTCCTCGCGAAACCAGTGCCTGTGTCCCCCGGACTTCACGGGTCGCTTCTGCCAGGTGCCGGCTGGAGGAGCTGGCGGAGGCGCTGGCGGCTCAGGCCCTGGGCTTGGCCGGGCCGGGGCCCTGTCCACGGGCGCGCTGCCGCCCCTGGCTCCAGAAGGCGAGTCTGTGGCCAGCAAGCACGCCATGTACGCGGTCCAGGTGATCGCCGATCCACCAGGGCCCGGGGAGGGGCCTCCTGCCCAGCATGCGACGTTCCTGGTGCCCCTCGGGCCAGGACAGATCTCAGCGGAAG TGCAGGCCCCGCCCCCCGTGGTGAACGTGCGCGTCCACCACCCGGCCGAGGCCTCAGTCCAAGTGCACCGCATTGAAGGGCCCAACGCCGAGGGCCCGGCCCCCTCCCAGCACCTGCTGCCGCACCCCAAGCCCGCGCATCCCCGGCCACCCACCCAGAAGCCCCTGGGCCGTTGCTTCCAGGACACGCTGCCCAAGCAACCA TGTGGCAGCAACCCCCTCCCGGGCCTCACCAAGCAGGAAGACTGCTGCGGGAGCATCGGCACCGCTTGGGGCCAGAGCAAGTGCCACAAGTGCCCCCAGCTGCAGT ACACAGGGGTGCAGAAGCCAGGGCCTGTACGTGGGGAGATGGGCACTGACTGCCCCCAGGGCTACAAGAGGCTCAACAGCACACACTGCCAGG ACATCAATGAGTGCGCGATGCCAGGCATGTGTCGCCATGGTGACTGCCTCAACAACCCTGGTTCCTATCGCTGTGTCTGCCCACCTGGCCATAGCTTGGGCCCCTCCCGCACACAGTGCATTG CGGACAAGCCGGAGGAGAAGAGCCTGTGTTTCCGCCTGGTGAGCCCTGAACACCAGTGCCAGCACCCCCTGACCACACGCCTCACCCGCCAACTCTGCTGCTGCAGTGTCGGCAAGGCCTGGGGTGCCAGGTGCCAGCGCTGCCCAGCTGATGGCACTG CTGCCTTCAAGGAGATCTGCCCAGCTGGGAAGGGGTACCACATCCTCACCTCCCACCAGACGCTCACCATTCAGGGCGAAAGTGACTTTTCCCTTTTCCTGCACCCCGATGGGCCACCCAAGCCCCAGCAGCTGCCCGAGAGCCCCAGCCGGGCACCACCACCTGAGgacacagaggaagagagag GGGTGAGCACAGACTCA CCAGTGATTGAAGAGCAGTCAGCGCAGCAGAGCCACCCGACTGTCACCGTATCTCCTGCCCGGCCCTACCCGG AGCTGATCTCCTGGCCCCCGCCGCCCCAGTTCCTGCCCGACTTGCCCCCGTCCCGCAGTGCGGTGGAAATCGCCCCTACTCAAGTCACAG AGACGGACGAGTGCCGACTGAACCAGAACATCTGTGGCCACGGAGAGTGCGTCCCGGGACCCTCGGACTATTCCTGCCATTGCAATCCCGGCTACCGGTCGCATCCGCAGCACCGCTATTGCGTGG ACGTGAACGAATGCGAGGCGGAGCCTTGCGGCGCCGGGCGGGGCATCTGCATGAACACCGGCGGTTCCTACAACTGCCACTGCAACCGAGGCTACCGCCTGCACGTCGGCGCCGGGGGGCGCTCTTGCGTGG ACCTGAACGAGTGCGCAAAGCCCCACCTGTGCGGCGACGGCGGCTTCTGCATCAACTTTCCGGGACACTACAAGTGCAACTGCTACCCCGGCTACCGGCTTAAAGCCTCCAGACCGCCCGTGTGCGAAG ACATCGACGAGTGCCGAGACCCTAGCACCTGCCCGGATAGCAAATGCGAGAACAAACCTGGGAGCTTCAAGTGCATTGCCTGTCTGCCAGGCTACCGCAGCCAGGGGGGCGGGGCCTGCCGCG ATGTAAACGAGTGCGCTGAGGGCAACCCCTGCTCTCCGGGCTGGTGCGAGAACCTTCCGGGCTCCTTCCGCTGCACGTGCGCCCAGGGCTATGCGCCCGCGCAGGACGGCCGCAGTTGCCTGG ATGTGGACGAGTGTGAGGCTGGGGACGTGTGCGACAACGGCATCTGTGCCAACACTCCAGGCTCCTTCCAGTGTCAGTGCCTCTCTGGCTACCATCTGTCAAGGGACCGGAGCCGCTGCGAGG ACATCAATGAGTGTGACTTCCCTGCAGCCTGCATTGGGGGTGATTGCATCAACACCAATGGCTCCTATCGATGTCTCTGTCCCCAGGGGCATCGGCTGGTAGGCGGCCGGAAATGCCAAG ACATAGATGAGTGCAGCCAGGACCCAGGCCTGTGCCTTCCCCATGGGGCCTGCGAGAACCTGCAGGGCTCCTACGTTTGCATCTGTGATGAGGGCTTCACACCCACCCAGGACCAACATGGCTGTGAGG agGTGGAGCAGCCCCACCACAAGAAGGAGTGCTACCTTAACTTCGATGATACCGTGTTCTGTGACAGTGTTCTGGCCACCAACGTCACCCAGCAGGAGTGCTGCTGCTCGCTGGGGGCTGGCTGGGGAGACCACTGCGAGATCTATCCCTGCCCAGTCTACAGCTCAG CTGAGTTCCACAGCCTCTGCCCAGACGGGAAGGGCTATACCCAGGACAACAACATTGTCAACTATGGCATCCCAGCCCACCGTG ACATCGATGAATGCATATTGTTTGGGGCGGAGATATGCAAGGAGGGCAAGTGCGTGAACACGCAGCCCGGCTACGAGTGCTATTGCCAGCACGGATTCTACTACGACTCGAACCTGCTGGAATGCGTGG ACGTGGACGAGTGTTTGGACGAGTCTAATTGCCGGAACGGAGTGTGTGAGAATACGCGCGGTGGTTACCGCTGTGCCTGCACTCCCCCGGCCGAGTACAGCCCGGTGCAGCGCCAGTGTCTGAGCCCAGAAGAGATGG ACGTGGACGAGTGCCAGGACCCCACAGCCTGCCGCCCTGGCCGGTGTGTCAACCTGCCCGGCTCCTACCGCTGCGAGTGCCGCCCGCCCTGGGTACCCGGACCCTCAGGCCGCGACTGCCAGCGCCCCGAGAGCCCGGCCG AGCGTGCCCCGGAGCGGCGGGACGTGTGCTGGGGCCAGCGCGGAGATGACGGCATGTGTGCGGGGCCCCTGGCCGGGCCCGCCCTCACCTTCGATGACTGCTGCTGTCGCCAGGGTCGAGGTTGGGGAGCCCAGTGCCGTCCGTGCCCGCCGCGCGGCGCTG GGTCCCAGTGCCCGACGTCGCAGAGTGAAAGTAATTCTTTCTGGGACACGAGCCCCCTGCTGCTGGGGAAGCCCGCCAGAG AAGAGGACAGCTCAGAGGAGGATTCGGACGAGTGTCGCTGCGTGAGCGGTCGCTGTGTGCCGCGGCCGGGCGGCGCAGTGTGCGAGTGTCCTGGCGGTTTCCAGCTGGACGCGTCCCGCGCCCGCTGCGTCG ACATCGATGAGTGCCGAGAGCTGAACCAGCGCGGGTTACTATGTAAGACCGAGCGCTGCGTGAACACGAGCGGTTCCTACCGCTGCGTCTGCAAAGCTGGCTTCGCGCGCAGCCGCACGCATGGAGCCTGCGTGCCCCAGCGACGCCGCTGA